One genomic segment of Candidatus Berkiella aquae includes these proteins:
- the hutH gene encoding histidine ammonia-lyase, translating into MAASLRVQAGKLSLADLKKAYDSHQPLLLDASCKENVLAAKAVVDEYVSHQKIAYGINTGFGKLANVVIPEDHLPQLQKNLVLSHACGVGQYLEPASIRLVMLLKINSLIQGYSGVSWQLIEALIALYNAAIYPCIPEKGSVGASGDLAPLAHMSLALLGEGEVMYQNQLRQSADVLQEVGLHPLTLAPKEGLALLNGTQVSTALLARAVIRCQRLIDAAIVAGALSLTATQANLHPFDQRLHQLRMNEGQIDIARMLTFLLTDTAIGTTSTKHQVQDPYSLRCQPQVLGACLTQMRYAAGILQAEVNAVTDNPLVFATTKEIISGGNFHAQSVGFAADALAVAIATTATISERRTALLLDPAFSGLPAFLVNASGENSGFMLAQVTAAALVSENKVLAHPASVDSIPTSMNQEDHVSMATFAARRLDEMLDNSMTVVAIELLAACQGIDLLKQKPQTTHLKKFYDKIRQIISFYDVDRYFASDITKVKEMIEMHEFALPSQGSNSCLVF; encoded by the coding sequence ATGGCAGCTTCATTGAGAGTACAAGCCGGTAAATTGTCACTTGCCGATCTGAAAAAAGCTTATGATAGTCATCAACCATTATTATTGGATGCTAGTTGCAAAGAGAATGTGTTAGCGGCAAAGGCGGTTGTTGATGAATATGTTTCTCATCAGAAAATTGCATATGGCATAAACACAGGATTTGGAAAATTAGCCAATGTGGTTATTCCAGAAGATCATTTACCACAATTGCAAAAGAATTTGGTGCTTTCACATGCCTGTGGTGTGGGTCAATATTTAGAACCTGCAAGTATACGTCTGGTGATGCTGTTAAAGATCAATTCATTAATTCAAGGTTATTCAGGCGTTAGTTGGCAACTCATTGAAGCGTTGATTGCGTTATATAATGCTGCTATTTATCCTTGCATTCCAGAAAAGGGTTCAGTCGGTGCATCAGGTGATTTAGCACCATTAGCGCATATGTCTTTAGCATTGCTAGGTGAAGGTGAAGTGATGTATCAAAATCAGCTTCGCCAGTCTGCTGATGTTTTGCAAGAAGTGGGTTTACATCCATTAACTTTAGCACCTAAAGAAGGACTTGCATTATTGAATGGGACGCAAGTTTCAACCGCATTATTAGCAAGAGCTGTCATTCGTTGTCAGCGCTTAATCGATGCAGCAATTGTTGCTGGCGCACTTTCTCTGACTGCAACGCAAGCAAACTTACATCCATTCGATCAGCGACTTCATCAACTACGTATGAATGAAGGACAAATCGATATAGCAAGAATGCTTACCTTCTTATTAACAGACACAGCAATTGGGACAACATCGACTAAACATCAAGTGCAAGATCCCTACTCGTTAAGATGTCAACCACAAGTATTAGGTGCTTGTTTAACTCAAATGCGTTATGCGGCAGGGATCTTACAAGCAGAAGTTAATGCGGTTACTGATAATCCATTGGTGTTTGCAACGACTAAAGAAATTATTTCAGGTGGTAATTTTCATGCACAATCCGTTGGATTTGCTGCTGATGCATTAGCTGTTGCGATTGCAACGACAGCAACGATTTCAGAAAGAAGAACTGCTTTACTACTTGATCCTGCATTTTCAGGATTGCCTGCGTTTCTTGTGAATGCCAGTGGTGAAAATTCAGGATTTATGCTGGCACAAGTAACAGCAGCGGCATTAGTAAGTGAAAATAAAGTATTAGCACATCCGGCGAGTGTTGATTCGATACCAACATCAATGAATCAAGAAGATCATGTTAGTATGGCAACTTTTGCAGCACGACGTTTAGATGAAATGCTAGATAACAGCATGACGGTGGTAGCGATTGAATTGCTAGCAGCTTGTCAGGGGATCGATCTGCTAAAACAAAAACCACAGACTACGCATTTAAAAAAGTTTTATGATAAGATTCGTCAGATCATTTCTTTTTACGATGTTGATCGGTATTTTGCATCTGATATAACAAAAGTTAAAGAGATGATTGAAATGCATGAATTTGCATTGCCCTCACAAGGAAGCAATAGTTGTTTAGTGTTTTAA
- the hutU gene encoding urocanate hydratase — protein sequence MLMPDNRYRENPIKAPRGKLLNTKSWQTEAALRLLMNNLDDEVAEDAKRLIVYGGIGRAARNWDCYDKIIEVLKRLEDDETLLIQSGKPVGVFKTHSQAPRVLIANSNLVPAFATWDDFHELDKKGLMMYGQMTAGSWIYIGSQGIIQGTYETFMQALKKHYKGDGQNKWILTAGLGGMGGAQPLAAKMAGVSLLAVEYDPKRIQRRLENGYLDIACQTIDEALQHVNMAHQRGETISIGLLGNAALVYPALVAKGIKPDLVTDQTSAHDPLNGYYPPEWSIEECQRKRISEPQTVIHAAKQAMAKQVEAMLAFTKLGIPTFDYGNNIRQMAFDMGVKEAFTFPGFVPAYIRPLFCQGRGPFRWVALSGDPADIAKTDEKVKALLKDDLDLCHWLTMAKQIPFQGLPARICWVGLGQRAKLGLAFNEMVANGELSAPIAIGRDHLDGGSVASPRRETESMLDGSDAISDWPILNALLNCASGASWVSFHHGGGVGMGYSQHAGMVIVADGTPQAKEKISRVLHNDPATGVMRHADAGFPEAVECAKRFHLDLPMLRK from the coding sequence TTGCTTATGCCAGATAATCGTTATCGTGAGAATCCTATTAAAGCACCTCGTGGTAAACTGTTAAATACGAAATCATGGCAAACAGAAGCAGCTTTACGTCTGTTAATGAATAATTTAGATGATGAAGTAGCTGAAGATGCAAAGCGACTGATAGTCTATGGTGGTATTGGCCGTGCTGCACGTAATTGGGATTGTTACGACAAAATCATTGAAGTGCTAAAACGTTTGGAAGATGATGAAACGTTACTTATTCAATCAGGAAAGCCAGTAGGTGTATTTAAAACACACTCTCAAGCGCCACGTGTGTTAATTGCCAACTCCAATCTTGTGCCCGCTTTTGCAACTTGGGATGATTTTCATGAGCTTGATAAAAAAGGCCTCATGATGTATGGGCAGATGACAGCAGGTTCATGGATCTATATTGGCAGCCAAGGAATTATCCAGGGTACTTATGAAACGTTTATGCAAGCGCTTAAAAAACATTACAAGGGTGATGGTCAAAATAAATGGATACTAACAGCAGGACTTGGGGGAATGGGGGGGGCTCAGCCACTTGCTGCTAAAATGGCCGGTGTGTCACTGCTTGCTGTTGAATATGATCCCAAGCGAATTCAACGTCGATTAGAGAATGGCTATTTAGACATTGCCTGCCAAACAATCGATGAAGCATTACAACATGTTAATATGGCGCATCAACGTGGTGAAACCATTTCAATCGGATTATTAGGTAATGCGGCTTTGGTTTATCCAGCATTGGTAGCAAAAGGCATCAAGCCAGATTTAGTAACCGATCAGACCAGCGCTCATGATCCCCTAAATGGTTATTATCCGCCTGAATGGTCTATCGAAGAGTGTCAACGCAAACGTATTAGTGAACCGCAAACAGTCATTCATGCTGCAAAACAAGCTATGGCAAAGCAAGTAGAAGCGATGCTTGCCTTCACTAAGCTTGGAATACCGACTTTTGATTATGGCAACAATATACGGCAAATGGCATTTGATATGGGAGTTAAAGAAGCTTTTACTTTCCCTGGCTTTGTCCCTGCTTATATTCGACCTTTATTTTGCCAAGGGAGAGGACCTTTTCGTTGGGTTGCATTATCGGGCGATCCTGCTGATATTGCTAAAACGGATGAAAAAGTAAAAGCGCTTTTAAAAGATGATCTAGACTTGTGTCATTGGTTAACCATGGCGAAACAGATCCCTTTTCAAGGGCTACCCGCTAGGATCTGTTGGGTAGGGTTAGGACAACGTGCCAAATTAGGTTTAGCATTCAATGAGATGGTAGCAAATGGTGAGTTAAGTGCGCCTATTGCTATCGGGCGTGATCATCTCGATGGGGGATCGGTAGCAAGTCCCAGACGTGAAACAGAATCGATGTTAGATGGTTCTGATGCCATTTCTGATTGGCCTATTTTAAATGCATTATTAAATTGCGCAAGTGGAGCATCATGGGTCAGTTTTCATCACGGGGGTGGTGTTGGGATGGGCTATTCTCAACATGCAGGGATGGTGATAGTGGCAGATGGGACGCCCCAAGCGAAAGAAAAAATTAGTCGTGTCTTACATAACGATCCTGCAACGGGTGTTATGCGTCATGCTGATGCAGGTTTTCCTGAAGCAGTTGAATGTGCAAAACGTTTTCACTTAGATCTTCCCATGCTAAGGAAATGA